GGCTTTGACAGTTATAATTTTTGGCGGGAAATGTAAACCATGGACTTGCCGAAGTGTGGTAGCGTACAAGAAATTTCCAATGCTCTCTCAACCAACCAAGGAAGTATTAAAGTAACCGGGAGGTATATTATGCTTAAGATAATTTCAATTATTGTAATATCAACATATTTAGGGCTAGAATGATTCTGTAAAATTATCTTCGCaagcagggacgtatatacatgtatatatacgcCCCTGTCGcaatattctcttttgagaagtggacaggcatagcctacatggatgtaggctatgcctgtccacttctcaaaagagaatactgTCGCAagcacagtttttttttatcggcATCGCTTCTCAAAAACCTCTATGTATATCATgcgggttgggggggggggggggctttcaCCAGAAAACACTAGATTAACTACTTAAAGGTAAACGAATCTCATTAAAATCAAAGACTGGCATGAACTTGGATTTCTAATCTGTAGATTGATTCAACACGACTGTATAAACCGCCAGGCGACCCTTGGTGACCCCCAGACTTCGGCGTCTCTGTGTGTAGACACATCCCTCACAGAACCCCTCGAGGGATCAGTGGGATCTCTATTCCAAGTGATCGGCGAAGTGGAACGAGAGGATGGCGGCGACACGCCCATCGTGCGCGCCAGGATCATGCGCTGTGTGGATGGAATGGATCTACTTATGTATAACCGTGCTTTGAGGAATCAACAGAAGTATTTTCAATCCAGAAATGTGACTCTTGTTAGACATAACTAACcaaacaaaaattcatttataaatcttaattttatttcacaattatttatttcatcagTTTTTCTTGCCGACCAACATTTTATATGTCTGTGCACaagcacctgacgttatatatacatgctttatatgtaaatgatatttttctcataaaaaaaatatatatatatatatatatatatatatcctctACCTAAAAGACTAATTAGATAAAGggcatattttttattatgagaaaaaatatacatataactaaacattcattttattagTATTCAAAACAgtgttgttgtattttttttttactatgatcaaaatattttaaaagattaaaataagATTATTTCATCTGCTCACGTAAATTCTGAGCGGATGAAAGAGTTGCACGGTGTAAAATTGCAATAACCATCGTGGCTCAGTAATTGATGTTTCTCAAGTGTATGCAAAGAATATCTATTATTTCGATAGGATGATACACACAAAGAAAGGAATTTTCATTGCAAAATTAGACATAGAAGACTCACTTTCTCCATTTTTTTAGTGAGTGTTCCCGAGTGATCTAACGTTTCATAAGATCACGCGCGAAGTCAATTCGTCTatataagaattaaatgaaatgaaaacattaGTTCAATGCATCCATGAACATGTATATTCTATTGAAGGTCAATatttctatgtacatgtatcgataTTAGATATgattctttaataaatttattttaaactccTTATTTTGCTGAGGTGATATATAacttatcaaatcaaatcatccAGATATTAAACAAAACGTGTGtgcatgaaaaaagaaatcacaatACTTCATACaatgttaagaaaataaaaaggtaGCTAGTGCAGCCACGTATAAGTCTGAACCCAACAAGTGTTGGACAAAGTATACGTAATTAGTTCACATTCAAGTcaaactttttttctaaaaaaataatatctgtaAATAATTCCCataacgttttttttaaaaatataagtagttactccatttttgtaaaaattgatcttttaACCTGTTAACACAGGGGCCAAGCctgttttaacattattttcaatgtaaccataaataaaggttatttatctctttatttatggttacattgaaattaatgttaaaacgggcttggcccctgtgcctGTTAATTTTTGATTATCGTCAAATTTAATAACTGTACAATCTatacatagaaccattttaacaggagcttggactttgggtagttgtgtcaaacagcaatgtgacgtaggcctgtctgttgcattgtaggccactcagtcatggctctttaaaatcaacaagatttgtctggcttttgagctaattATGCtccgcaatcggtgtatatttcgcttgaaaccagcgtcattttaacttgttttgacgaaagaaatagatagttgcatcctactgaaagtccaatttaaggtcttgttaaaatggttctaaatgttGTAATATGACATTTTTAGGTTTTAATGCGACCCTTTAGTCGTTATAATACCAACTTTTAATAAACGTTTATTTCCCAAAGTTACCTTGATTTTAGTtctgtattacatgtaccacatTTTCTCGTAATCtttactttttattcatttagaaTTAccgtactttttatttttactcgtACTAActtaaatgtattaatatatGACACTGATAAACGACTTTAATTTACAATTTGATCTCACTAGTACATAGCGTTCGTAAACGTTATAAGTCACGTCAAAAGATAATAGTTTTGGTCATTCACAATGAAACACTCGCCGAATCTGTAAAGTAAATGCTTTATTCTGTCAGATGGATCCGCGCCTGTGAAGAGGTGTTCCGAATGCGAAGGTGTTTCGGGACTTTTCCTACTACAcagtcaaaaatgtaaacactgattttcagaaaatgGTGAGGAGAGGCCGAGGTCAATTGTTTTAACATTCATTTCCTGGAGAATCTCACCATGTCACGACTTGTTTAGTTTACCAAGAAATAATTGTAAGTATAAGATAAGTATTTTGggtttttcattaattttagaacttttgatttgtttaatgTGAAATAGCCCCTAGGCCAGGTTATCTCGAAAAAGGGTAAACATTAAAACGTGGAAAATTTTAGTGAGGTTTAATTAGGTCATTATTCATGAAAACGTCAAGAGACAATTGCCTTGCTTGTAGATCATGTAGATAGtggtaaatgaaatattttatgcaaatctTTTTAACAGCCATGCTGCcacctttttaaaatataaagctGCATGTTTTCCCACTGAAATCAATCATCCATATGTCACAGTGATATCAGCTGACAGCTAGATCAGCTGtactttaatttttagaagATGTCATTTGATTCTTGCTTATTGTActagtaaaacaaatttttacttCTTCGGttgataaatttgatttatatatggaTCTTGGAATTTGAAGCAAAAGTGTATTAAACATTAAGAAGTAGATTTTGAATTTCACATTTATCGATCTTTACTTTGTTATATTTGTGATGAAGAGTACCGTATATAACACTATAAATGACATTACATCTGTATATAGAGCAAGTGTTGGTTATACACGTACCTCGCTGCAGGTCTGTTTATTAATTAAGCTTTCATTCTTAAAAATTTTGGACGGGTGACCTGGTttccattatattttttcagacCGAGAGCTTCGACCTGTAGCTAGGTTGTACCTTGCATTATTTACACATgcagaaaattcaaatcaacTTTTTTGCTTGCATGGGTATTAATTAAAGtgtaattttcaaacaatattagaatattaacaaattgatgTTCAAAGATTAATTGCAGTTACCATAACAAAACAAAGTGTTGGTTGTACCTTGCAtgcattaatttctttacacatGTAGAAAATTTAAATCAACTTTTACCTTGCATAGAAATTACAGTATGGTTTTCACAATATTAGAATATTAACAATTCCAAGTTCAAAGATTGCAATTGCCATAACGAAAAAAAACATGTCTCTGTTATTTCTGTTaaccttttattttaaatcaatgcaTATCATCTACACAAGGTGACAGCTATATATAGGTCCCATCAAAGATTAGTTCTCATGCAGTAAAAAAGGTTTGCATAAATTTGTTATCAAAAAATAGCAgacaaggtttgaaaaaatAGATAATCTGGAGATGATGAATGTTTTCATCTTTGTAAAGCTTATGCATGATTTTTGTGTTATATAATGTTTTCATGGAATACCTGCTCAGTAAATTgatgcatttaattaatgatatattggATAAAATATTGGGGGCGTGTTTGTGAGAAAGCGAGAGAtgtttactgtggaatcattaattttcgtgggggccaattttcgtggattgctaaagttttacaggttcgtggggacttAATTTCGTGCATTCTCTTAAACTTAcagaggaaatatgactttattgccctaatttattaattcgtggaggaaattaattcgtggatgaaaggtacccacgaattccacgaaaattgagccaccacgaaatctaatgattccacagtattggaTTTATCATATCATGCtgtgtttgttttgatttatagaattaaaaaatcaacaacatgGAAATGGCTACAGCCGATTTACCAACTCTTCCTGATGTCTTCAGCTTTTGTCTGGAAAATCACAAATTCCGAGAACGATGGCAGGACATATACAAATTAGCGGATGAACATATACGCGAGACGCGTCTATATTGCAAAGACCTCTTTGATTCTGAAAATTGGTAATTTAAAAGCCTTTTTCTTGGAAAAAAGGCTGGTTTCTGATGAAATCTTTTGgtgaacaaaatttaatttatgcATGTGTTGATGACACACTATATTTATactacagagaaaaaaaatgttgcagCTGAATGTCATGTTATCGTGGATTCTTTGAAATGAGTGAAATTATTTAGGGAAGTTATAACatacagtaccaatcagacccaacctaacagatagtaaaccccaactaaaccctgggtttactttctgggtttactagagtggacccagagtaaacccctagtaaacccagagtggactcagagagtaaaccccgatcagaagtataccctaaaagcagacgctacatgtgtattcggaatatacaaggggcaggaattacaggcagtaggatgataagataaaatacatgtctgcttcacacttcagtgcgtatagttgactccaaaagcaattcttgagtaaatccaaagtaaaccccgagtggacccaaattttcaaaaagtaaacccagaaagtaaacccggggtttagttggggtttactctggtgttaggttgggtctgatcggtactgtacagcATGTAAATATTTAGTTGTAAATGTGCTATGTGCTAATGAAATATGTTGAACTGCTGCAGGAAAAGTGGAGAGCAGTTTGTCCTTGAGCATGATGAGATGGACCCAAAGAGTGATGCTGCCTACAAACTGATGTTCAAGATGATTCTGGAACATTTTGACAGCATGGAGCATGAGGAAGCAGACCAAACCCAGAGGCTATCTCAGAGAGTGGTGTATGACAACATCAAGGTAATACAGAAGTCAAGGCCATCTCCATGGTAACGAAAACCCCACTGTATCTCTCAACTCAGCAAGCTCTGTGTGTACTAGTGTATAGGGACTAGTTTTGTGGCAGTACATCAATGGCTTTTTAAGTCTTgggcttttttaaaaagctctaATCAATGATGATATTGGGCTTCAAATTGCTATATTTACATGGTTATAGATAATTAAAAATCTAGATTTTTTGTTGAACGAAGACTCATAAATTCTAACCAGATTCCCTTTATCAATTGtttgtatgtatttattatcACAAGACAACAGAATAAAGATTTGGTATATAAATTAACACAAATAGAACTTGTGAAAGGAAAAATGCAAACAGTAGATGACAGATGCCAGGTGGTTGATTTTTCTGTACATTGGTACTGTATGAATAGATTTTTTAGCATGTGCCAGTAGTTATGagcatttaaatttgtttttcagaataattatgaaaaaaatcccAAACCATTTATAACCAGTATGTGCCGGTATCTGCACGAGGAAACAAGACTACTGACACAGTTTGTGGCTGCAGAGGTACTTCAATCTATGTAGTAATGTAATGGAACTAAGAAATGGAtccaggaaaaaaataaaaagtgtacaataccgtataacgggtattttcTGCGGTTGTTAATTTTCTGCGGTATTTTGCGGATAAGAAAAATCCGCAAAAATTCAAAACGCAAAatattctgttaaaaaaatcactaattttgacactatttaaaatacaagctaaaattttcaaatatgatcAGTCCGTTATTAGGGGGTTCTGCGTCGTATTTCACACCTAATTATCTCATGTTACCTGTGCGATATCAATTATAGCTTAACAGATTATAAGGACTGTTCGTTTAGTcgagtatgaaaaaaaaatgatctgaGAAAAGTTCACAAGCAGTATTTAGTAGACTTGTAAAAAATTTGAGAGTTAGTTCTCATTCACCGTGAACACGGTTAGAATGTCGATTTTAAGATATGTAAAGCGCGGAAGTATTCTTCCAAATCCTAACGGACAGTTATCGGCAAGTTTATCCCCTAGATCGATTCAAGAGTGTAATACAAGGGTGTCTGAAGTTATGGATAAATCTACAACACCAAATTCGAGCAAAACACGTGGTTCATATTCGACCTATTAACCCGAGGACTGAGCAATAATCGGGAACTGCGCCGCTGAACATGGACCTGCCGCAGCTATGAGAAAATTCAAAGACAATTATCCAGAATTAAAAGAGTCCACGACAAGATATTTTAGAGATTCATATAAACGCGAGCTtacaaacagaaaaagaaaattaaacatatgtattttttttttgcggtCTAATGTAACCGCAGAAATTGAAAACGcagaatataatttgatactttTTAGGGGTTAAACCGCAAAAATTTCAAGCCGCAGAAAATACCCGTTATATGGtatgatgaaatgaaaatgatgtccAGGAtacttaaaatgatatttaaaatatatccgCGTAATCCTTAACAGACTTTACCTGCTATGAGAGAGTATGCCATGTTGCACTATTTTCACAGTTCAATCATCAATGATGagaaaaataaacagtaaaaatCTGTTGATTTGAATAGAATGGTAGCTAAAAAGTGTATgtataaagttttacaaaattttaccaACATAGCACAAAAGATGTTGGTTAAAAATGATTGGAACCTAATGGTATCAGGAATTGTAGGAAAGtgacaaaacattttcttttaaatctgTTGATGATACTGCTTATGAAAGTGATATGTGTATGAATTTCTAACTGcttataaaattcatatgtgcatgaatttctactgataatGCTCAAAAGTCTAATGAATTTAATAGGCAAAGGCCATGGAAGTGAGCTCCTACGATGACCAAGATCAGATCCTCAGATATATGGATGAGTGCAGCAAGGTACTATTTTTGGAGTTGTCtctcagtacatgtattgataataaCTGCAAGATCAgcattttcattccattaaACAAAAAGTTGCTGAAATGTGTCAAGACTtgggatatgattttcatttgatcttaatatttgaatacacgtatatatatttatataatatattataaaagaattttgttGTTACCGAAATTTGTAGAGTGTCAGTGTCTGTATTGACAAATTAGAATCCTTGGAGGACCACCCGAATAACCAAGTTGGTGAGTTGAGCGACATTTATTTTGTGATAACTGGTATTTATGGTTAACCAATATGCTTACAATAAGAACAGCTACGAGATTCATGAATAGCCTCTGCACATGAACGTATCTTGTCGCAGACTAGTGATAATTTCTGGTGAAATTAGTCCAATGGATACATGTACTGCTACTTGTCAAGTTAATTGACTGGTCATTTCAAAACTGTTCATTCTCACTGTCATCTTTTTTTTGTGTGCAGATTAAAATTTCGTTATCGTTTTTATCTTGAATGTTGAATAGCAAATGAGTTTCTCTGACTGCTAGGTTTTGATCACCTGGGTGGTGGATACAATGGAATAAACGCATCAGAGCAACAGAGGAAACAGATTGAATCCcatcagaaaaaaattcagttACTTGCTGTAAGTGTTTCATAATTCGATTATTTTCTTCCCTGATATGTGCACCGCAATTTTCtggtataaaattttaatttgattcgAGAACTCATCAACCTGTGAAGTGCAGATAACCAGCGTTTCCTGTTACATTTGTGGGATGCCTGTTCTTGATACTTGTAAGATAAGTTTTCTCTTGAGTGACGGATGAtttcaaaagttgatttttccgaTGAGTACCACAACTGCCTTCCTGAATATCTTAAAGTGAACTTTTTACCTTCCTGTTTGAAAATATTGGTTTGTTGACAGTTAAGAAAGTAATGTGAATTGTTCTAAAAATTGCacaaaagatatacatgtatgtcaaagaAAAACTTGACACATAAAATGTCTTGGATACATTATTCTTGGTTCTATACTCAAGCTTCAGAAATGGAAGAatactaaatgtacatgtataatggttAGGAATTTGTATTCTTGTTTTGATGCACATGTAAGTCGTGTaaaatacacccccccccccccccccccccccgtcagcaaataaaattatctcttggatcccccccccccccccctggaaaaaacTATCAagatctgtatatatatatatatatatatatatatatgtgtttgtAACTGTTAAATAATCAAATCCCAACTTCTTCTTTGTCTTAATACCAATACTAGTGTTTATAGCTAAGTATGTAAAAGTGACTGTAAAATATTCCAATATCTTCAACTTCTCTTGCAACGTCATTTGTTTTGGTACCGATGCTAACTCAGAATGGATcgaactttaaaatatttcagagtCTTCACCAGGACATCAAATATTTCCTAACAGAAATTGAGAACAAGGCTGTAGAGGCTGAATCCATACTTGTGAGGAAGATGTCAGCTTACAAGAAACAGCTGCAGTTGTTTTATGTGGACCTAGTGGATCATAGGCCCCCTATCCCTACAGAAGTGGAGAGAGGGTATAGTGTTAATCATGATCATTATTGATAGTGTGTCAGGGTGTCGACTACCAATTAATTTACTATTGGCAGCCAAAATGTTAACCCTAAGAGTGCATTCAAAACCACTGTTCTTGATAGGAGTATAGTTAAGCATTTGTGCCAAAATTCTCGATTTTTGAAAGGCAAGAACACAGCATAAATATGGTTCGAGGTTCAAGAATTCACACCAACATGCTCTGTAGTGAAAAAGGAGAACAAGATGGCGCAAAAAAGAATACAATATCATTGAATGCAATTCTGTGTAATTTCAgtgaacaaattaaataatttctgTTCATGAATTATTATTACTTTTGTATTAAACTTCCCTccatctttatttttatatcctaATAATTTACTAAATTCCTTCAAAGAGTCAACAATATAATTTCCATCGTGTTCTTGGCATTCGGGTATATTTTGTGTGTTCGTATATGTACCAGCAATATTCCAGAACAACAAGAACAACATATTTGAATGCACTCTAAGATTCATAGTTCCTGTATGCCAAAACCATTCACAAAAATGAActcaacttattttttttattgaaaaactaagtttgttattttaaatgtgGTCtagaattgttttaatattaatgtaaGCAAAATATTCTTTTCCAGATTTTCCTGGTTGGGAcaaatattgtatgataatctGCAATATGCGTTGCCAAAACTCGAATTATTAGCAGGATTTGATATGGTACAAAAAACAACATGCAGTCTAAGAAACTGCTTTGAAAAACTTCTTATAAGGTATATAAAAcgatagtttaaaaaaaaaaaaaacacacaaattataaaatactgtaaaccaactgtTATTCATATGGGAGAAATTTTCCTCAAGGTTCTCAAGGACATCgtcattgtaaatatttcttgCAGTGAACCAGTCGTTGTCGCATGGTTGTTATAACAAGAggggtctggataaggcttggttgCAACATTAGTGGTGTTGAACCAGTTTATCAGAagtaaattgtgaaataaagtcgtcacgaacaaaagttggtttacagtacatTGCATACATAATAATTTGACTTGTGTTTTTGAgttatttgtacaaaaaatttgcattcaattccaaataaaattagtagtatatacatgtagaaattaGATACATGAAAGTTTTTCATACTTAAAATTGTTCATTCCCTAAACAGTTCATTTGTTGTAACTGAACAACAGAAGCACATAATAAAAGTTGAACTGGGATCAAAAAAACGTAACAAAGAGGCAGATGGCAATGGAGAGGAAGCAGCCAATCAGAAGTTTCGTTGTCCAAAGTTCTTTGCCGTTGTCAGGTACATCTAACAGAcaattcaaagtttaacaaataatCATTTTACGCATATGCCTGTGACACATTATGGCCTGGTAAAGTTAAActacaaaatacaatttttccagcataatatatgtatacaagTCATATTTGTGGGCTTggtattttcaatataattgatATGCACTGAATCATATTTAACTCTTTTATAAATTGTCAGTCATTGAAATATATTCCTTAGGCTGCCCAATTATCATTTAACTTTACTGTTCACATGTTTTTGTAGagtgtaaatttttaataatgcaGAACtttcaatatcatatattttagaCTCCTAGCCTGTGATAATATTGATTGCAAAGGGAAAGTGAAAGCGCAGTTTTGTAACGAGTCAGAAGTCAACGAAAAATATCACAATCGCAATTGGGAAAGTCCATGTGATATTAAGATGAAGGCCAAAACAGATGAATCAACCTTTGAGAAGAAGAAAGCTTTGGCTTCTTTTAAGAAAATGGAGATTGAAAAGTTTGAAAGGAAACCAGACGTTCAAGTTTGCGAGGACAAATTTAGGATTGTATTCACAACAAGGGTCAAAATTGGCGACCAAGAAATTCTTGTAGCTGTAAGTAGTACATCCATTTTAGACACATTTATAGATTGTCTTTTATTTTCTCTTCTGCCTCTATTAAAATGGGTGCTATTTCAGCAGTTTGACTTTATATGATGGGTTTATATAGAGAATGTcttaaaaagttataaataatacatgtacctaccaattcataaaattcataagaatttttttttattcatttcagaCAATTTCTCTGCCCATTGTGGTAACAACAGGAGCCAGTCAGAGCTGTAATGTACATGGCTCTCTTCTTTGGCAGTGCTTCAGCACCAATGAtgctgtaagtacatgtatttaagagatagagagagagagacagagagagagagagagagagagagagagagagagaacctgCAGAATTAAGTCTGCATACTTTCGACCACCATGAACATTCTGAGACTTTCCAGGGGTAATAATTGCTTTCCAAAGCATACTAACACAGCAagtttatatattcatgtttactgtttttttaacattaatccTGACAGTGTACTTTGGATTACCGATAATTAAATGGGATGTCCGAAATTTAATGGTACATTAACTGCTTATATCTTCAAGTACTGCATTAAATATACCAGTATTCaccatttatttcaaaatccaTTTGTGgagatatttttgtattttaccaCATTGTCTTTCTGTTGCACACcagaaatgtatatttttaccaGAGACAAAACTTTTCAGTAAAAATAGCTTGTTCTTTGCAAACAGTTTCAGTTGCCGATAGAAACGGCCAACTCCTTGAAGTGGCACATAGTGTTTGATATGTTGAACAGGAAGATGCTGACTTTGGGAGGAAGGGACCTATGTATTGATGAGAAAGCTCATCTAGGGAGCAGGCTCATGCTGGGTATGTCTGTGTCACATGTGTAATCTCCCATTTAGGAATTTATCCCTAATAATTGTGAACTTATGTGCCCTCTGGGcccaaaattggaaaaaaagtaTCTTAAgtttatataaatgaattttcagagGATAACCCAATACCAGATGAGATGGACATTCCATTTAGGAGATTTTGTGTGGTATGTTTTTATCCAGCGCTTTGTAGTTAAATGTATTTTGTCAAATCCTTAGAAGTTAGAACACTTCATTTTAGGtatcaaagtaaaaataatttatataaatatctacTGTGCATGTCAAATGATTGTGTGAGTCTCAAATGTTGCTTCACCGCTCAACATTTTCAACTATTTTAAGAATAACTAGTTTTTATATCATGATGGAATAGTTaccagatttaaaaaaaaaatcaatttagaaCATGTTCAAAGAAACGAGATTCTctttttaattcaatcaaagtTACAGAACAATCTCCCTTCCCAGTGGTATGAAAGATGATGTAATGATAGTATTATGAGGTCAtaaaggaacattttttttaccatgaatTTAATGTACAGCttctgtacatatatttattataaactaAAGGTTAACCATACTATCACTGATCTCTACTTTTGataacatgtacattgtaatctctctagtatattaacatttttaattttttgttaaaaaaaatgtatacaggAAAAAATGATGGATATTAAGGAAGGAGATGACAAGAAGAAATCGGCCACGTTTTGGATGTGGTTCCTGGCCGTTTTTAATCTTACCAAATCTCATCTCAAAGATTATTGGAATGATGGGTATGTACGATATCTCCTTATCATCCATGTACAAATGTAAGGTGGTTGATGGGTCAAGCCAAAAGTCTTTGaattatgtgtatatatactatatacaaTAGTACCGGTacaatatttgaaacatatgaatgatattttaatgcaAGTACAAACACTCTAAGTTTACagtacttgtaa
The nucleotide sequence above comes from Magallana gigas chromosome 2, xbMagGiga1.1, whole genome shotgun sequence. Encoded proteins:
- the LOC105341661 gene encoding CST complex subunit TEN1; translated protein: MDLPKCGSVQEISNALSTNQGSIKVTGRLIQHDCINRQATLGDPQTSASLCVDTSLTEPLEGSVGSLFQVIGEVEREDGGDTPIVRARIMRCVDGMDLLMYNRALRNQQKYFQSRNVTLVRHN
- the LOC105318228 gene encoding signal transducer and activator of transcription 5A isoform X1, which gives rise to MEMATADLPTLPDVFSFCLENHKFRERWQDIYKLADEHIRETRLYCKDLFDSENWKSGEQFVLEHDEMDPKSDAAYKLMFKMILEHFDSMEHEEADQTQRLSQRVVYDNIKNNYEKNPKPFITSMCRYLHEETRLLTQFVAAEAKAMEVSSYDDQDQILRYMDECSKSVSVCIDKLESLEDHPNNQVGFDHLGGGYNGINASEQQRKQIESHQKKIQLLASLHQDIKYFLTEIENKAVEAESILVRKMSAYKKQLQLFYVDLVDHRPPIPTEVERGFSWLGQILYDNLQYALPKLELLAGFDMVQKTTCSLRNCFEKLLISSFVVTEQQKHIIKVELGSKKRNKEADGNGEEAANQKFRCPKFFAVVRLLACDNIDCKGKVKAQFCNESEVNEKYHNRNWESPCDIKMKAKTDESTFEKKKALASFKKMEIEKFERKPDVQVCEDKFRIVFTTRVKIGDQEILVATISLPIVVTTGASQSCNVHGSLLWQCFSTNDAFQLPIETANSLKWHIVFDMLNRKMLTLGGRDLCIDEKAHLGSRLMLEDNPIPDEMDIPFRRFCVEKMMDIKEGDDKKKSATFWMWFLAVFNLTKSHLKDYWNDGLIAGFIKKETAEQRLKNNIQPMQEYTYLLRFSDKVITDGQGQNLCGAISATVLYKNKKGQWKCFPTDPFKADTFKKKTLAQCVKNTCIPGDTKVHLLQWLYKSPTSSIRTEEAFQLYNTESRSKGENQGYKKFEEILIVSLNDLNLDEESSQERKRDIKKAVAPSKKREAAKNRPGVIKSKRLSEPQPEPVMYSDGTHPSYSPMSLPPGSPQIHSIPQTVLDFSGGESQDSMAGQPHTTTLYQRVPYMQNSQQVIMDPSTYSNAQSFSINESLSSTHPTLSGMLVTQNANNFSTIDENALGQTYLPPDVNHGYPEMQVYPQQQTSHSAAMYSNQQQVSPAPSMYSMQQPSPANSVHSLQSPDHTTQFVTMASNVYAPATTISEGSSGQEPKKSQASFEEKMMLFQKLKSKIGGGSSESSVMSPPYSQAFSPQAAATLQSPPHSTFPLAASPAGSIQTNSVQSPYSQSVYSEASSPAGSVASPVVNEPMIDSVEAILNDPTNRNELIENYEIVFKVLNSSLEA
- the LOC105318228 gene encoding signal transducer and activator of transcription 5B isoform X2; protein product: MEMATADLPTLPDVFSFCLENHKFRERWQDIYKLADEHIRETRLYCKDLFDSENWKSGEQFVLEHDEMDPKSDAAYKLMFKMILEHFDSMEHEEADQTQRLSQRVVYDNIKNNYEKNPKPFITSMCRYLHEETRLLTQFVAAEAKAMEVSSYDDQDQILRYMDECSKSVSVCIDKLESLEDHPNNQVGFDHLGGGYNGINASEQQRKQIESHQKKIQLLASLHQDIKYFLTEIENKAVEAESILVRKMSAYKKQLQLFYVDLVDHRPPIPTEVERGFSWLGQILYDNLQYALPKLELLAGFDMVQKTTCSLRNCFEKLLISSFVVTEQQKHIIKVELGSKKRNKEADGNGEEAANQKFRCPKFFAVVRLLACDNIDCKGKVKAQFCNESEVNEKYHNRNWESPCDIKMKAKTDESTFEKKKALASFKKMEIEKFERKPDVQVCEDKFRIVFTTRVKIGDQEILVATISLPIVVTTGASQSCNVHGSLLWQCFSTNDAFQLPIETANSLKWHIVFDMLNRKMLTLGGRDLCIDEKAHLGSRLMLEDNPIPDEMDIPFRRFCVEKMMDIKEGDDKKKSATFWMWFLAVFNLTKSHLKDYWNDGLIAGFIKKETAEQRLKNNIQPMQEYTYLLRFSDKVITDGQGQNLCGAISATVLYKNKKGQWKCFPTDPFKADTFKKKTLAQCVKNTCIPGDTKVHLLQWLYKSPTSSIRTEEAFQLYNTESRSKGENQGYKKFEEILIVSLNDLNLDEESSQERKRDIKKAVAPSKKREAAKNRPGVIKSKRLSEPQPEPVMYSDGTHPSYSPMSLPPGSPQIHSIPQTVLDFSGGESQDSMAGQPHTTTLYQRVPYMQNSQQVIMDPSTYSNAQSFSINESLSSTHPTLSGMLVTQNANNFSTIDENALGQTYLPPDVNHGYPEMQVYPQQQTSHSAAMYSNQQQVSPAPSMYSMQQPSPANSVHSLQSPDHTTQFVTMASNVYASPAGSIQTNSVQSPYSQSVYSEASSPAGSVASPVVNEPMIDSVEAILNDPTNRNELIENYEIVFKVLNSSLEA